The following are encoded together in the Lactuca sativa cultivar Salinas chromosome 1, Lsat_Salinas_v11, whole genome shotgun sequence genome:
- the LOC111911934 gene encoding probable enoyl-CoA hydratase 1, peroxisomal: MDKSSPENLIIVKKDSDGIAYVTINRPKSLNSLTKPMMTDMARAFKSLNADESVGVIILSGSGRSFCSGVDLTAAEDVFKGDVKDVETDPVAQMELCRKPIIGAIAGFAITAGFEISLACDILIASKDAKFIDTHARFGIFPSWGLSQKLSRIIGANNAREVSLTATPLTAEKAEKLGLVNHVVEGSELLKKAREVAEAIMKNNRDMVLRYKAVINDGVKIDLHHALLLEKERAHEYYNGMTKDQFKKMQEFIASRSSKKPASKL, from the exons ATGGACAAGTCGTCGCCGGAAAATTTGATCATCGTCAAGAAAGACTCCGACGGGATAGCTTATGTAACAATCAACCGCCCAAAGTCGTTGAACTCGTTGACGAAGCCAATGATGACTGATATGGCGCGTGCGTTCAAGTCTCTTAACGCCGACGAATCCGTCGGCGTCATTATACTGTCCGGGTCGGGTCGGTCTTTCTGTTCAGGCGTGGACCTGACGGCGGCAGAGGATGTTTTCAAAGGAGACGTGAAGGATGTAGAAACCGATCCGGTTGCTCAGATGGAGCTGTGCCGTAAGCCAATCATCGGAGCGATTGCGGGTTTCGCTATTACGGCGGGGTTCGAGATCTCCCTTGCTTGTGATATATTAATTGCTTCTAAAGATGCTAAATTCATCGATACACATGCAAG GTTTGGGATATTTCCTTCATGGGGCCTGTCGCAAAAGCTTTCACGGATAATTGGAGCCAACAATGCTCGAGAAGTATCTCTAACAGCGACACCATTAACGGCAGAGAAAGCAGAGAAGTTGGGATTGGTGAACCACGTGGTTGAAGGTAGCGAGTTGTTGAAGAAAGCCCGTGAAGTTGCAGAGGCGATCATGAAAAATAATCGAGATATGGTTTTGAGATACAAAGCCGTTATCAACGATGGTGTCAAGATCGATCTTCATCATGCTCTTTTACTAgagaag GAGAGAGCTCATGAGTATTATAATGGAATGACGAAGGATCAGTTCAAGAAAATGCAGGAATTCATAGCAAGTAGAAGCTCTAAAAAACCTGCTTCAAAGCTGTAA